The proteins below come from a single Corylus avellana chromosome ca3, CavTom2PMs-1.0 genomic window:
- the LOC132176691 gene encoding F-box protein At3g07870-like isoform X1, with amino-acid sequence MTGEFIKLPEASKVEKPREKIDSVMGFSPRAKQFKVIRILTRQICNPIRGRKEYEDKVAEIHTLGTRSWRRVESATFMLYGIKFPTYLNGAVNWFRPEFRKADSIVSFDVYNEQFQLMPAPPYTYNSHDGEDKDLISMGVLNDHLFICDASEFGCIGIWVMKEYGVPESWTKVFSIDTENEQRWPQGLYHPLRKFKNGAILMYHARNCLLYYDPTRKEHKYFKVRGSESNFEVAVCIPSFSSIKDAVMGDNVEVLNVKSSNVMDKSWMTKSRGTKEYRDGCRSFVDFAIQNCTTPDRLIYCPCKTCRLNRRHPPGLVYDHLTGGKGMRPQYKYWIYHGERPVRAPVEGSKSNRPTTGAGACTDPGGNIHVMRVCAKFELREEVKPLFLVEEISDLGSDFYSLSEESC; translated from the exons ATGACTGGAGAATTTATCAAACTTCCAGAAGCAAGCAAGGTTGAGAAACCTAGAGAGAAGATTGATTCTGTTATGGGCTTTAGTCCAAGAGCTAAACAATTTAAGGTGATAAGAATTTTAACTCGGCAGATTTGTAATCCCATTAGAGGCAGGAAAGAGTATGAAGATAAGGTGGCTGAGATACACACGCTTGGGACTAGATCGTGGAGAAGGGTGGAATCCGCTACCTTCATGCTGTATGGAATAAAATTTCCCACCTACCTGAACGGAGCAGTTAATTGGTTTCGTCCTGAGTTTCGGAAGGCAGattccattgtttcttttgaCGTTTATAATGAGCAATTCCAATTAATGCCAGCTCCCCCATATACGTATAACAGTCATGATGGGGAGGATAAAGATCTCATAAGCATGGGTGTTTTAAATGATCATCTCTTCATATGTGATGCTTCTGAGTTTGGCTGTATTGGCATATGGGTGATGAAGGAGTATGGTGTCCCAGAATCTTGGACTAAAGTGTTTTCTATTGATACTGAGAATGAACAACGATGGCCTCAAGGTTTATATCATCCATTGAGAAAGTTTAAGAATGGAGCAATACTGATGTACCATGCTCGCAACTGCCTGCTTTATTATGATCCAACAAGAAAAGAACACAAGTATTTTAAGGTTCGTGGAAGTGAATCAAACTTTGAGGTTGCTGTTTGTATTCCAAGCTTCAGTTCGATCAAGGATGCTGTGATGGGAGACAATGTAGAGGTGCTGAATGTCAAATCAAG TAACgttatggacaagagttggatgacgaAGTCCaggggtacgaaggaatacagagacgggtgtagatcgTTCGTGGACTTCGCAATTCAGAACTGTACAACTCCAGATAGATTAATTTATTGTCCGTGTAAGACATGTCGCCTTAACAGGCGACACCCGCCGGGTTTAGTATACGACCACTTGACTGGAGGAAAAGGAATGCGGCCCCAATACAAATACTGGATTTATCACGGCGAGAGGCCTGTACGAGCTCCTGTTGAAGGCTCTAAGTCGAATCGCCCAACCACAGGTGCAGGTGCATGCACAGATCCAGGTGGCAATATCCACGTCATGAGAGT GTGTGCAAAATTCGAGCTACGAGAAGAAGTAAAACCTCTCTTTTTGGTGGAAGAAATTAGTGATCTGGGGTCGGATTTTTACTCTTTGTCTGAGGAAAGCTGCTGA
- the LOC132176691 gene encoding F-box protein At3g07870-like isoform X2, producing the protein MTGEFIKLPEASKVEKPREKIDSVMGFSPRAKQFKVIRILTRQICNPIRGRKEYEDKVAEIHTLGTRSWRRVESATFMLYGIKFPTYLNGAVNWFRPEFRKADSIVSFDVYNEQFQLMPAPPYTYNSHDGEDKDLISMGVLNDHLFICDASEFGCIGIWVMKEYGVPESWTKVFSIDTENEQRWPQGLYHPLRKFKNGAILMYHARNCLLYYDPTRKEHKYFKVRGSESNFEVAVCIPSFSSIKDAVMGDNVEVLNVKSSNVMDKSWMTKSRGTKEYRDGCRSFVDFAIQNCTTPDRLIYCPCKTCRLNRRHPPGLVYDHLTGGKGMRPQYKYWIYHGERPVRAPVEGSKSNRPTTGAGACTDPGVQNSSYEKK; encoded by the exons ATGACTGGAGAATTTATCAAACTTCCAGAAGCAAGCAAGGTTGAGAAACCTAGAGAGAAGATTGATTCTGTTATGGGCTTTAGTCCAAGAGCTAAACAATTTAAGGTGATAAGAATTTTAACTCGGCAGATTTGTAATCCCATTAGAGGCAGGAAAGAGTATGAAGATAAGGTGGCTGAGATACACACGCTTGGGACTAGATCGTGGAGAAGGGTGGAATCCGCTACCTTCATGCTGTATGGAATAAAATTTCCCACCTACCTGAACGGAGCAGTTAATTGGTTTCGTCCTGAGTTTCGGAAGGCAGattccattgtttcttttgaCGTTTATAATGAGCAATTCCAATTAATGCCAGCTCCCCCATATACGTATAACAGTCATGATGGGGAGGATAAAGATCTCATAAGCATGGGTGTTTTAAATGATCATCTCTTCATATGTGATGCTTCTGAGTTTGGCTGTATTGGCATATGGGTGATGAAGGAGTATGGTGTCCCAGAATCTTGGACTAAAGTGTTTTCTATTGATACTGAGAATGAACAACGATGGCCTCAAGGTTTATATCATCCATTGAGAAAGTTTAAGAATGGAGCAATACTGATGTACCATGCTCGCAACTGCCTGCTTTATTATGATCCAACAAGAAAAGAACACAAGTATTTTAAGGTTCGTGGAAGTGAATCAAACTTTGAGGTTGCTGTTTGTATTCCAAGCTTCAGTTCGATCAAGGATGCTGTGATGGGAGACAATGTAGAGGTGCTGAATGTCAAATCAAG TAACgttatggacaagagttggatgacgaAGTCCaggggtacgaaggaatacagagacgggtgtagatcgTTCGTGGACTTCGCAATTCAGAACTGTACAACTCCAGATAGATTAATTTATTGTCCGTGTAAGACATGTCGCCTTAACAGGCGACACCCGCCGGGTTTAGTATACGACCACTTGACTGGAGGAAAAGGAATGCGGCCCCAATACAAATACTGGATTTATCACGGCGAGAGGCCTGTACGAGCTCCTGTTGAAGGCTCTAAGTCGAATCGCCCAACCACAGGTGCAGGTGCATGCACAGATCCAG GTGTGCAAAATTCGAGCTACGAGAAGAAGTAA